The DNA region AAAAGATGTTTCATATCTTGTTGAAAAAATCTAACATTGCATCTACTAGTATGGCTACttgtattgtaaataataattgtaataattgtaatcatgtaTTGTAGTGTATAAAAATTGCCTGGTGTATATAGGTAGAATGCATTAATTTAATGATTGGACTTTGAAGCTTCTGCCTAATTAAAGGCCTGCTCAGAATAACCATGCTTGAAGATATGATATAAAGTCTTAATGCTGTAATAAGAAATTattgtaaatatgaatgtgtcCCCACAGTGCTCTCAGGTTGTGAGATGAACAACAAGTACTTGCTGAAAAACAGTGTAGGCCAGCAGTTCTTGAAAGCAGTGGAAGACACTGATTGCTGCACCCGACAGTGCTGTGGGCCAATGCGCAGCTTTGAGATGCAGCTTCTGGATAACCATGACCAGGAAATATTACACCTCAGTCGACCCCTTGCTTGTATAAACTGCTGTTGTTCCTGCTGCCTCCAGGTGAGtaaattttaattgttattttcctATTACTCTACCAAGTCGGACATTCTTGCATGGGCATACCAAGGTAGGTATCTTAGGCCAAAACTAGCAGGTTTGGCAGGTTACTGGAACTTGAGCAAAAGTGCTAGTATTCAGTAATAGCCTTGTTTTGAGTGGTCatttttgcttttgcttgtgGCTGATCTTGACAATTTCCCCAATCTGTCACTTCTGGCTGGACAACCACATTACATAGCTTGTAACCAGAGGACCATCATTTATAATTTTGATAGATTCAGTTGCATTTGTACTAatttttcagttatttattttatttagaataaTTTATTTTGCACTACCCCTGCCTTCTCTTAGTATGCTTTCCTCTATAGCAGCTAAAACTCATGCAGCTGTGCACATTGCTCACCCTTGTTTCTCAGAACAGTTTTTGGGTTTCATTGTAGAACTGCTCCCCTATTTATAAGTTTCAAACATGTGCTTATGTACAAAGGATTTATTAAGATAGTCTGATAAATatctattactttttatatttgaTATGCCTGTTATAGTTCATATACACTTAGTTTAACTTTAGAGTCATCAGTCAGATGCCTCCTTTCTCATGTGTATACAAAATTGCCATTTTTATTGTGCTTTATTTGGATTTCTTTTTATATAGGTATTAGAAATTGCAAATATTACCTTTTTGATGCTTAAATATATCAATGGTTTAAATGAAACTCATGGTATGCATGGTCGTACCTACAACATATAAAATCttgcatatataaaatgtgtaatgaTATAAAGATTGTTAATGCAGTAAACAGGAAATTTGTAGGCCAGATGCTTATGTTGATAATTGAAGGTTAGATATGATTTCCTGTTGTACTTTGGGAGATCTtccttttatgtatgtttttttttttgacacgtgagatgtatgttatttatatgatcTTTGTAAATATTGTCACATATGCTTCTGATTATATTTCTGTGAAGGTTTCACTGTATCTGTTTTTCACACAACACCAGTTTACATTTACAGATTAATAGGCTTTGATTTCATCTGCCTGGATTTTCATAATGAACCAGCTTTTCACCTCAGGAGTGTCTTTGAGGAATTTACCAAGTCATATATTGCAGACTAATTCTTAGGCCTCTTCAAATAACACTCTGTAGAAGAGCAGTAGTTCAGTCTACCAGTATGACTTTTTATTAAGTAGAGAAGGGCATGGCACTACTCCAGCTCTGAAGTTAGAAAAGGATTAGTTGCTTGttagtaaggaaaataatgatggatTTTGGAATCAAGATGCTCTTGTTTTAATATGCTCTCTGTGTTTTATTGTTGTGAtgaattttctccattttctttttttttttgggggggggttattgttttattatttgtatatttatttctacaaAGTTGCAGCAATTTCTGAAAGAACAATATTTACTAGTACTCATCAGATCTTAAATGATCTTTTGGCATGTTTGGATTCTTTGAAATGGGGGCTCTCTTGAAAGCTGTTCAGTTGTGATGCAGATGAAGATATTTAATCTTAGTGCTCTAACTACCATTACttgcatatgatatatgcatagatatttttAGTGTATCTACACAAGGCTCTTGAATTTGCAGTCAATGGAAGTATCGTCTCCTCCTGGAACTCCACTTGGCAGCATACATCAGGAATGGAGTATCTGCACACCTATAGCAGGCAAATTTACTGTAAGAAATGTGTCAGGAGATGTTGTGTTGAAGATCCAGGGACCGGTGTGTGCCATCAGCTGTGGAGATGACGTAGAATTCAAGGTTTGTCTGCATGTGTAGATTTTGTGGTCATTTGTCTTTCAGTTTAGGATAAGTCAATACATCATCTATGTGCTCAAGTGTGAAGTCACGTGTtaagaaaaaaattgtataaaCTACATACAGAAGTAAATAGTTAGGCAGATATTCCTTCCAGTatctataattttttattttataatttcccTGATGCAAATTTACCTAGAACTGCACATTTAATTTGCATAGACTGTAGTGGTACACAAGGAAAATATATAGACAAGTTTAATATTTGAAATACTGGGAAAAAATAAGGTAAATCTGCAGTTACCATGTTGAATGGATTAGTTGTGatttaatattttgattttttcagtttcattttttcagtttcatttttaGCTTGAGGAAACAGAATTATAATTACCACTTGCAGgttaaggaataaaaaaaacataaaataactgATTTGTTTCCATTGTAAGggagaaatatttatacagatgcTGTAATGATGCTAACTCTGGAAAATGCTGTCTCATATTAGATTGAATTTCCTCTGAACCTGTTTTTCCTTCCTGTGAATACTTGTAGGTTTTTACTGCTGATGGATCTGCACAAATTGGCTGCATAACCAAGCAGTGGCGAGGATGCTGTGCTGAGGCATTAACAGATGCTGACAGCTTTGGAGTCACCTTCCCCATGGATCTGGAAGTACGCATGAAGGCTCTCCTCATTGGTGCCATGTTCTTGATTGTAAGTTCTTCATTGTGTCTTTTAACTTAGTCCAGGGAAGGTGCTCATTATACATTTCATCAAAGGCAGAAGTGTTGCAGCATATGTTGAAATACCATACCTGTTATCAGAGGGGCATTATAAAGCATTACTGTGAAATTAACCTTTCTATATTTGAAACTCATCCATAGTTGTAGTTGGTGAAAATGTTGTCTGACttctctattatttttgttatatgctgctgctgctgctgatgatgatgatgattatattaatgataataatgttaatcgaaaggtgatggaaatgataatgaataaaatcatAACAGTACTGATAAAGTGGATgccttgtattttatattttcttttgtaatttgcAGGACTTCATGTACTTTGAGCGGAAACAGAATAATTAAATGCAGTTCTGCCAGTCATCTGAGACCATCATAAGCTGAATAATCTGGAGAAGTGATTGCAAGTGACTAGATACACTACACTACAATGTAGTTCTTACATTTTAATTATTTCAAGAGATATATCTTATACTGCATTTATATACTTTCAATATGGCATTGTGTTTAtgccattccttttttctttttcttttttaaagaagtGGGAGAATGTTTCTGATACCTCCCATTCAGTACATTTTATACTGAAGGAACACTTTTATATCAGTTGGGGAAAGCTATTTTACATTTTATCAGTAGCCAATCACATCATTTACTGGTGTTCGGTATTTTTTCATACGtgtgttattgtaatgattagaTTAGAACTAAATGCTACATACAAAGTTTAGCTGTATTAAGATTTAAGTTGTATTAAGATTTATAtggtgtaaatgtttatatgtatcacttgatatatcagcatatatgtaaatgtacatttgtaaattcatatatatatatatatatatgtatatatatgtatatatatgtatatatatatgtatatatatatagatagatatgtatatatatatgtatatatatgtatatatatgtatatatatgtatatatatgtatatatatatatgtatatacatatatttatatatatatgtatatatatatatatttatatatatatatatttatatatatataatgttcacacatctatttatctctctctctctctctctctctctctctctctctctctctctctctctctctctctctctctctctctctctctctctctctctctctctctctctctctctctatctctctatctctctatctctctatctctatctctctatctatctctctatctatctctctatctctctctctctctctctctctctctatctctctatctatctctctatctctctatctctctatctctctatctctctatctatctctctctctatctatctatctctatctatctatctatctatctatctatctatctatctatctatctatctatctatctatctatctatctatctatctatctatctatctatctatctatctatctttctttctttctttctttctttctgtctgtcactctatctatctatctatctataatgtacTGTtgtatgaaaacatacatacatatacatatattatgtaaatttttGTAATGATGTTCATCTTTATGATTTCAAGATAAGAAGACTTCTGCACAAAAATACATCTTGGGAACATGTAATTCCATGAAATTCCATGAAATGCAGTCCACTGCCAAAAATGTGCCTATTATAAGTCTGTGAATGATTAGAAACTAGATTTTTGTAAATGGATAAATGCTGAAGTTCAACACAGGTTATAAATTGCCCACACAATGAATTTGTAACATGATTCCCAACTATTGGCTGTCTTTGAtttttagaaaacaaaaaaagtgaacaGATTTAAAGAGGTACCTGGCAATAAGTGACAAAGGATGTAACTTCAACTCAGGAATAAGTTTTAGCTGTGTTGTCTAGGAGTCTGATAAAGCCAAGTTACTTAAAATTAACACTCCTAATACTTTCCAGATGCAATCTAAGTAATGGCTTATAGCAGGTATAGGagtaatgtttatattttattgggTCAAGCCACACTAATTCTTATTCATTCCCTGTGTCTCTAGATTCTGAGcctgtttttattactaccagTTTTTTATTACTACCACTGCAATCAACTGAATGTGTAATCATGACATGTGAATGCTGTAAATCATAAGATATGCTTACTGTTGTTCACTCATGATTGAACCCATATTGTTGATGAAAAAGTAATGTTTTTCTATTTTATGTGTAGGAGATTATTCAAAGGCTATTGTTTGCTACACTCGGAACTGTCAGTTCACTTACTCCAAAGGGCATCAGTTTTTCATGATTCTTGTTTTGCTGTGCCTGACTGTAGCATAGTGTAATATCATAAATGATTATCAGTGTTTGGATACAAAAATACTTCAGTATCTAGCAGCAAACATGTTTCATTAGAAAGAAACTCTTTGTATGATGTTTATTAGAAATTATAAATTGATTCTTGGTGTACTTACACTGATGATTGGTAATCACCATTAATAAAACTTAGATTATGCCTCTCTTCATAATTGTTTTACATAATGTAATTTCATGTATTTGTGTAGTATTTCTGGTGGAAAATCAAATTAAGTTGTACTATTGTGCCTTTCAAAATCCATTGAATTTTAAAACTTGACATTGCATAATGCTTTTTGTACTATAATATCTAATGTGGGAAAATCAGCTGATTCCTTTTGATAACCATTTTCTTTATGATATTGTGACAGTCCATTGTTTAACCCAGTCTAATCatcagataaatgaatatataattatattcattttttacatATCTTTTAATTGAAAATTTCATATGAATATAAAGTGTGCCTTTGTGCAGCAATTGCCTTATAAATACATTGTCCAGATGCCTCCTAAAATAATTCCGTCCTTGATAGGCTCAGGTATGTCACAAAGGATCTTCTAATATTCTACATAATCTGCAATACTTTTGGTAGAAAAATGATTCAGTTTCCTTACATGTTCAAGCAGAGTAAgtgtaaaaatataatttatccaTTATTAATCTAAACAGAAGCCTTTGTAGCTAGGTGAAAGGAAATGCCTATTATAGTTTTTACCCTCAACTGTGCATGGTATGATATAAAAGGAGTATTTGGTCAACAGTTGTTTTCAAAATGCAATTTTAATATGTTAACCTACAGACATCTTACTTTTAAAGCTGTTACAGCTTTAAATGTAGATAGCAGTTGTTTTCACAGAGTTGTATTTATATAAGAGTTTGTTGCATGATCTAGTAATGAAATTGAATGTCACCAAATTGCCATATCAGAAGTAATTACACAAAAACAATTGTATGTAAAGTCTGCTGAACTTATAAAGCTATCATTTTGCTTTACCACACAGTAAATTGTATAAGACAAGAAGCTTTAGATGAAGACAGacaggacaagaaagaaagaatgaatggaaaaaaactTAATACCTttaggagagagtggagtgaagACCAAGTATGGTAAGCAGAATGTCCCCAATTCCTGATGCTGGCTATATGTACTTACATCTGTCTGTTGTCtaataaagttaaataaaaacaGTGTTTTTTAATTACAGACCCTGACTTCCATTTTACCTTCTCATCACCCCACAATGcgatgtaatattattatcaactatcTTCATCTGGCAGTAGACAATCAGCACTAAGTCTTaaacaaaatgaatgaatattCATAGGTATAAATGTATACTCTATAACTCTAAGCAATTTAGGCTCTACTATATGTAGTATTTGGATACAGGTCACGATGATTCTTTTTTAAGctaaatgtgaatatattttgtatgattttttgttGCATTCTACAATTTTATCAACAATAACTTTCATACCTTAATTCTCACTAGtgctgtagtaatagtaatccCATACTTAAACCACTGCTAGTAATATAGTAGTATACCACTTTTAACTCTATATTACTACTGCTTTACCACTACTACTGTAACAGTACTGTACCACAGTTattatactattactgctatactGTTACTTTCATACTTCCTACCACTACTATATACTACTATATTACCCAAATCTCTTGCTCGTTgttgacgtggggggggggggggggggcttaagagaCCTAAGGCCCATTGTGGGTGATCACCCCTACCtcggtcctcagccctcgcctcaacaaattttgcatggtcttttcttcttcccttccccccaatcccttgcccgttgttgacgtggggggcttaggaggcggagactgggacccaatgctggggaactccccaaccttgggactcagccctcgactcaacaaattttgcatggtcttttttttcccccctcctactttttcctttctgtcccttcaccaaccccttctactatccacttcgtaaggtgtgagagccgtgctgaaaggatgaaaggctgactttgtgccagtcctgaacggcctgagggagccatgggcacggtattcccctgctttagttgtctagcccttacccctcaagcaaccctgaggggtggaccgtttctctccccaacatactccaggcttatcatggccaacaatgaataaccattaaccattaaccattaaccataccattattagaggcaattgcctcttcatcaaatagctccaccaattcaaactcgccggattccctgaccccagactctcctttgaccacggctctgaacactacaactaatacccctttctcaatgccgactagtaaagtatccaccctaatcaacaccccaggagacatttctactcccaacatgctcaacttcaacaactatacccccacaaccttcttcatcaactaccccatcctcccttattactaccttacaaccttactgtccacctccccataacactacctccctcaacactactccctcttccacatgcccccgtccttctactacccccatctctacaaaattcttaaataatctaaatgggaccgattttcgtgatccctcccacaacttctcacactttctgctttgacaacctgttttcatttctcaaatgcatatacatccttcacttgatctaacccccatacaatacattaccttacccaaccttaacccatttactcgtcaattcctttgcccaactttgacaactaatcactaactcaaccacccttcactaccatttactatagtggtacatgaccttagatgtctagcacatttattttgcttttaaccattaaccattaaccattcttcttcccttttcctctttatcatcccGATGTTCTGTCCACTTACCTTAACCTTAACTCCTTCCCTTTCAAACAACCTTTACCGTAATCTTTAACTCATTTATTTTTCCTGGTCTACTTTACCATAGCGCCATATAACccttgatgtcatatagcacttccttacctgggggctttacCCACAAGCCTCACGCTGTCGCTATATTTTAAATAcgtcgctaatgaccttagatattgACACGGCAGAAATGTTTCAGTAAACGAAATACTACTATATCCCTACTTATTTGCTACTGTtgctggcggtggtggtggctCTGGTGCTTGCTGGtgcttactattactattactactgcttacTCCTACTTATCATTGCTTACCACTGCCAACAGCTACTTACCACTCTCTAccacaataattgataataattataattatgatagcagtGACAAAAAAGTCAACACatcacaacatatacatataattgttgtCTTAAACgtaattgttgatgttattgttaataatcacGCGTTGCATATTTGCTTATATTACAATTAAGATTGTTGCAATAACTTGATTTaaaattgttctctctctcactcaatgtctgtctgtctgtctgtctgtctgtctgtctgtctgtctgtctgtctgtctgtctgtctgtctctcttaaaaatatcatatatgttgtacatatatatgtcacgaGGCCGAATAGTGGTAGAGTGCAGACAGATCGCGTCTGACACGATGCggtaatcttgggtagtggtgaaGGTGTGACAAACTTCTCGTTAACTTGCAGCAGTTTATTGTAGAGAGAGTGTgatacaactgacggacagaggttaggtccggtcagcgtgctgtaggctgtctgtctgtcgctcgcaggcgaccctcttttatacagaTTTAACTAGGAAATacacaagggttgcgatgtatttggaagtgtgaaggaaagaaaaaggtttGGTATGTAGAGGCTAGTgctactgtattatatatatatatatatatttataagttactaGTGTTATATGGAAGGCAAAAGTAGAGTGAGGCAAGGAGGCTGCTATGAGTGGCCACAAAGGGAAGTCCCCTGGCAATAAAAGTTATgtgaaaacgtgtgtgtgtgtgtgtgtgtgtgtgtgtgtgtgtgtgtgtgtgtgtgtgtgtgtgtgtgtgtgtgtgtgtgtgtgtgtgtggtgtgtgtgtgtgtgtgtatgagtgtgtgtgtgtgttcgtgagagagagcgagagcgagagcgagagcgagagagagagagagagagagagagagagagagagagagagagagagagagagagagagagagagagagagagagagagagagagagagaaaataaaattgattttgCTATCTATATCTTTGCTGTGTAATTCACTTAAAACCACCCTTCAACCATGTCTTTTTTTATTGACCAAACTCAAAACACATGAACAAATGAGGGAAATAACGATGCATAGAAATTCCTTCGGGGCATGAGTGgcataaacaaaattaattatcattTCCACCGATATCTGAGCTGCCTGTCACGTTTTCGTCAAAATATATCAAACAGACACAGATTTAAATGATGGTGCTATGAGTGGTTAGTTTAATTACACCATTAGATTAAATTGGAGCTTTTCACAAAcgtaatatttatgtaaaaaattaCCGAAAGCGACAGACATACATGCAAGTTTATCTTTTCGATGATTCTGCTACAAGTAGTTTAAATATACTACTAACTTCATCTGTTTCAAATGATCGTCGTGGTGTAGGCGTGGTTCGAGATATTGCTTAGGAATTTCAAGAGCCTCGTTCGAGACCGCttcatgccaagtgtggaatcacacgtaggtCCTACTTTCAATTAACTATTtattttgattgatttatttacttatctatctattcattattattattttaaaatatgttaCTTCACTTTTTTACGCTTACTAAAAATAATTGCATCTACTATAAATCCTCTTGTGATATTTGGTTTGAACAgtctaatatttgttttattacctaacatattttatgtatgtacgcTTTATCatgactttctctgtctctatctatctgtctatctatctgtaaacacGTCCAGCAGCTCCTAACCGGTAGTTCAGTTCAGACACAACCTTGCCTTGTTCCAGCGACGCCACAGCTAGGTTTAGAGAAACACCCAAGTCTAGAGACAACTTCCGTGGAGGTTTATTCAGTcgggtttatatatacacacgtacacgtcatCATGGCAAGCTATTTTAACAGAAGATATGCAACCATTTCAGAGTAGATTATTTAAcagcaaataacaataaaaagctgAAGAAAAAGAGGTGCAAAACTCACCAAATGAACATTAGAAattaaacagtgaaaaaaaatcgTTAACAAGCTCATTAAGATAAGAAGTAAAGTAGGCCTTAATTAATCAGTAATGTCTATTATCAAATCAGTGACGTAGTAGGGcgggaatataaaaaaagaaaaatattcagaGCTATCATAAAAAAGTATTTGAGATTACCATCGATTATGAATAATGAATTTAATATTAAAGTAATTTTAAAAGACGCTTAAAACtcctaataacaaaaaatgatgctCCAAAAGCTTAGTTTAAATATCACTCTAATTCCATTTCTCTTAAATAGTGAGTTACAAGTATATTTAAACTAagcatttttagtatcattatctgaGAGATggacctatatgtatatatctgtctctttaatGAATCTTTGACAAAATCATGATCATTTAAGATACTCTGATATTCCTTCTCCTGTCTACTACATAAACGCTTGTTTCTTTCCTaatttccctgtctctgtctgtctgtctatctgtttgcctctctctccctcttcctctagctctctctctagctatccatctatcccatctctctcgctcttagttAAACGTTGAAAGTGAAAGTAGATGAATCAAAACCACAGTAATGATCAGTAGTCTTTGGTTTGTGGTTTAGATTTCTAAAAGTAATGGAtgttataattttaatgaaaattaatagcAATGCTATATAATGATATCTAAATTACGCGGTGTATAAACACAAGGAATTTGAGTGGATGAGAATTTCAAGCTATAAATCGCTGTAAGTGATGAAATTAATACAGTacagtaacattaacaattatgatatcaaatagtaataacagtaatatcgtATTTTCATTCTCagtaccatcgttattattactgatacatTTATTATTGCTGGAAAACAAAACTAAGAATATGATTTATTTCTGGTGTACTTAACTTTTGAAACTTTCgaatgttttgtttgtgtgtgatagtaACTGTTGCATGATCTGTGGTTtacgtgtgagagagacagagagaagggggggggggggtgaggtgaaagaaaaaaagtgtgcgTCAGAATTTAGTTTTTCTTAAGTACGTCGttttagtggtaatgatgatatataatatcgTGATCTGCATCTACTCTACGATTCTgtgcagagggaaaaaaaatgaatagagtggagggggaggaaaagggaaagaaacatagAGGTATAAACTAGGAGCAAGATATTTATAAAATTACAGTTAACATGCAGTTTGTGTCAAAGATCCCATATATCTCTCTCGtgctccattcccttccttccaatctgttttcctctctctctctctctctctctcttgctccaagtttatgtttccctccctctgttttttttttctttctcaatctcattcatccccctctcttccccgatatttcatatattaaagAGAAATATTACAATTTACAAGATTAGTGATTAATGGTAACGATAAccctgatgataatataaataatgatggttattgcaatatcaataatgttcATAATTGGTAGCCAGAATAATGCAGacgataatgatgtaaatgacgATCATATATTATGAAGGTGGCACCacgaaaatgtaaaataaagatTGGAATcacagaaatatgtataattaaactAATAGTAACACTGATACAATATATTTAGTAAAATAACGATTAACTCGGTTTAAATAAAAACTTCCTGATGACCTCTTGCTTTTCGGAATTTACACGGTACGACGTCTATTGTATGGGAATTTTAATACTtaaatgtactgtatatgtaacacgga from Penaeus chinensis breed Huanghai No. 1 chromosome 31, ASM1920278v2, whole genome shotgun sequence includes:
- the LOC125042228 gene encoding phospholipid scramblase 1-like; amino-acid sequence: MNYAVPPGLEYLTQLDQVLVQQLYEVFELLSGCEMNNKYLLKNSVGQQFLKAVEDTDCCTRQCCGPMRSFEMQLLDNHDQEILHLSRPLACINCCCSCCLQSMEVSSPPGTPLGSIHQEWSICTPIAGKFTVRNVSGDVVLKIQGPVCAISCGDDVEFKVFTADGSAQIGCITKQWRGCCAEALTDADSFGVTFPMDLEVRMKALLIGAMFLIDFMYFERKQNN